Proteins found in one Pectobacterium atrosepticum genomic segment:
- the yegS gene encoding lipid kinase YegS translates to MEKNPITLLILNGKSAGNDELREAIGELRKDGYTLHVRVTWEYGDAKRYVEEAIQLKADNVIAAGGDGTVNEVAAALAVQPEAVRPCLGIVPLGTANDFATSCQIPMEMHNALTLAIKGRATAIDIAKVNDSHYFINMATGGFATRITTETPAKMKAALGSASYVLHALFRMDMLQAERCEIHGPDFHWSGDTLVIAVGNGRQAGGGQQLCPEALINDGLLELSVLSATELLPNMLQAWFTGSENQNMISATLPWLEITAPDDMTFNLDGEPLTAKRFRIEVLPAAIHCRLPPQCSLLE, encoded by the coding sequence ATGGAAAAAAATCCAATCACACTGCTGATTTTGAATGGGAAAAGTGCGGGTAATGACGAACTTCGCGAAGCCATCGGCGAGCTACGCAAGGATGGCTATACGCTACATGTCCGCGTAACCTGGGAATACGGCGATGCCAAACGCTATGTGGAAGAGGCTATCCAGCTCAAAGCCGATAACGTGATCGCGGCGGGTGGCGACGGCACCGTCAATGAAGTTGCCGCAGCGTTAGCCGTGCAGCCGGAAGCGGTTCGCCCATGTCTGGGAATTGTGCCGCTGGGCACAGCCAACGATTTCGCCACCAGCTGTCAGATTCCGATGGAGATGCACAATGCGTTGACGCTGGCGATCAAAGGCCGCGCCACGGCGATTGATATCGCTAAAGTGAACGACAGCCACTATTTCATCAATATGGCGACGGGCGGATTTGCCACGCGCATTACCACTGAAACACCCGCCAAGATGAAAGCCGCGCTGGGGAGTGCCTCTTACGTGCTACACGCGCTCTTTCGCATGGATATGCTGCAAGCCGAGCGCTGTGAGATTCACGGGCCGGATTTTCACTGGTCGGGCGATACACTGGTTATCGCGGTAGGGAATGGCCGTCAGGCAGGCGGCGGACAGCAGCTTTGCCCTGAGGCGCTGATCAACGATGGGCTGCTGGAACTGAGCGTGCTGTCGGCAACGGAGTTGCTGCCTAATATGCTTCAGGCCTGGTTTACCGGCAGCGAAAACCAGAACATGATTTCCGCGACCCTGCCTTGGCTGGAGATCACCGCCCCGGACGATATGACATTTAATTTGGACGGCGAGCCGCTCACCGCCAAACGCTTCCGCATTGAGGTGCTTCCCGCAGCGATTCACTGTCGGTTACCGCCCCAGTGTTCGCTGCTGGAATAG
- the psiE gene encoding phosphate-starvation-inducible protein PsiE, whose translation MAGSARSAMAAKALQTILNIGLLALATILVIFLVKETFHLAKVLLISSEKDSSYQLIEGIVIYFLYFEFIALIVKYFQSGYHFPLRYFIYIGITAIIRLIIVDHKSPSDTLVYSAAILLLVVTLYLANSNRLKRE comes from the coding sequence ATGGCAGGTTCTGCTCGCAGTGCGATGGCTGCCAAGGCGCTTCAGACGATACTCAATATCGGCCTGTTGGCGCTGGCAACCATTCTGGTGATTTTTTTAGTTAAGGAAACGTTTCATCTGGCGAAGGTGTTGTTGATCTCCAGCGAGAAAGATTCCTCCTATCAGCTGATAGAAGGCATCGTGATCTATTTCCTTTATTTTGAGTTTATTGCGCTGATCGTGAAGTATTTCCAGTCTGGCTATCATTTCCCGCTGCGCTATTTTATCTACATCGGCATTACGGCCATCATTCGCCTGATTATTGTCGATCACAAAAGCCCGTCGGATACGCTGGTGTATTCCGCGGCGATCCTGTTGCTGGTAGTGACGCTGTATCTGGCAAACAGTAATCGCCTGAAGCGAGAGTAA
- the thiD gene encoding bifunctional hydroxymethylpyrimidine kinase/phosphomethylpyrimidine kinase: protein MKRINALTIAGTDPSGGAGIQADLKAFSALGAYGTSVITALVAQNTRGVQSVYRIEPDFVAAQLDSVLSDVRIDSAKIGMLAQTDIVETVAERLRHYAVPFVVLDTVMLAKSGDPLLAPEAVESIRRELLPLVSLITPNLPEAAALLNTSPAANEREMREQGEALLAMGCQAVLMKGGHLSEAESPDWLFSRQDEPQRFSSPRVNTRHTHGTGCTLSAALAALRPRHDSWGETVKVAKAYLQQALQQADTLEVGHGIGPVHHFHHWW, encoded by the coding sequence ATGAAGCGTATCAATGCGTTGACGATTGCGGGTACCGATCCGAGCGGTGGGGCGGGTATTCAGGCGGATTTAAAAGCGTTTTCCGCGTTGGGCGCTTATGGCACGTCGGTCATTACCGCACTGGTGGCACAAAATACGCGTGGCGTGCAGTCCGTCTACCGGATTGAACCGGATTTTGTCGCAGCGCAGTTAGATTCCGTGCTGAGTGATGTGCGTATCGATAGCGCCAAGATTGGGATGCTGGCGCAGACTGATATTGTCGAAACTGTTGCTGAACGCCTGCGCCATTACGCCGTGCCTTTCGTGGTGCTGGACACCGTTATGTTGGCGAAAAGTGGCGATCCGCTACTCGCGCCGGAGGCGGTAGAATCGATCCGTCGTGAGCTGCTGCCGCTGGTTTCTCTGATTACGCCCAACCTGCCGGAAGCCGCAGCGCTGCTGAATACGTCACCCGCCGCTAACGAGCGGGAAATGCGTGAGCAGGGGGAAGCGCTGCTGGCGATGGGTTGTCAGGCGGTGTTGATGAAAGGCGGTCACCTTAGTGAAGCGGAAAGTCCGGACTGGCTGTTCAGTCGACAGGATGAACCGCAGCGCTTTAGCTCCCCGCGCGTGAATACGCGTCATACGCACGGCACTGGCTGCACGCTTTCTGCCGCGCTGGCGGCACTGCGGCCACGTCACGATAGCTGGGGCGAGACGGTTAAGGTGGCGAAGGCGTATTTACAGCAGGCGTTACAGCAGGCCGACACGCTGGAGGTCGGGCACGGAATCGGCCCTGTTCATCACTTCCATCACTGGTGGTGA
- a CDS encoding hydroxyethylthiazole kinase gives MNTQPADFSAAQAATSLTQFRSAAPLVHCLTNDVVQSFTANVLLALNASPAMVVDPEEAAQFSAVADALLINVGTLERTRAEAMRAAVNSAHQAGTPWVLDPVAVGGLTFRTEFCRELLTWKPAAIRGNASEIMVLAGLAAQGRGVDSADDSLVALPAARELARQVGTIVAVTGAVDYVTDGERDIAVTGGDSMMTRVVGTGCALSAVVAGFSSLEGDRLSHVAAACYVMALAGQQAASVSQGTGSFIPNFLDRLYTLRAEELA, from the coding sequence ATGAACACGCAACCCGCCGACTTTTCTGCCGCTCAGGCAGCAACATCACTTACCCAATTTCGTTCTGCTGCTCCGCTGGTGCACTGCTTGACCAACGATGTGGTGCAATCTTTTACTGCTAATGTGCTGTTGGCACTGAATGCGTCGCCTGCAATGGTAGTCGATCCTGAAGAAGCTGCGCAGTTCAGCGCGGTGGCGGATGCGCTGCTGATTAATGTCGGGACGCTAGAGCGTACGCGCGCTGAAGCGATGCGTGCGGCCGTAAACAGCGCACATCAGGCGGGTACGCCGTGGGTGCTCGATCCGGTTGCCGTAGGCGGTTTAACCTTTCGTACTGAATTTTGCCGAGAATTGCTGACATGGAAACCAGCGGCGATTCGCGGTAATGCGTCTGAAATCATGGTGCTTGCTGGGTTAGCTGCACAAGGACGGGGCGTGGATAGTGCTGATGATTCACTGGTAGCACTCCCTGCAGCGCGAGAGTTAGCTCGGCAGGTGGGGACGATTGTTGCGGTGACCGGCGCGGTGGATTATGTCACGGACGGTGAGCGTGATATCGCGGTAACCGGCGGCGATAGCATGATGACGCGCGTGGTCGGTACGGGCTGCGCACTGTCGGCGGTGGTCGCGGGGTTTTCTTCTCTGGAAGGTGACCGCTTATCCCACGTGGCGGCAGCATGCTATGTCATGGCATTAGCGGGGCAGCAGGCGGCTTCAGTGTCACAAGGCACAGGAAGTTTTATCCCTAATTTCCTCGATCGACTCTATACCCTACGCGCGGAGGAGCTGGCATGA
- a CDS encoding NAD(P)-dependent alcohol dehydrogenase — MTIIKSYAAPEAGAALELYEFDAGELQAEDVEVVVDYCGVCHSDLSMIDNEWGMSSYPLVAGHEVIGRVHALGDAAKNKGLKIGQRVGIGWTARSCGHCDACISGSQTNCQQGSVPTILNKGGFADKIRANWQWAIPLPDSIDIESAGPLLCGGITVFKPLLMHHVTATSRVGVIGIGGLGHIAIKLLHAMGCEVTAFSSNPSKEQEVLAMGADKVVNSRDPQALTALAGQFDLIINTVSVDLEWQPYFNALAYNGKFHTVGAVMKPFSVPAFTLIAGDRSVSGSSTGSPHELRSLMKLSARANVKPQTELFPMSKINDAIQHVRDGKARYRVVLKADF, encoded by the coding sequence ATGACGATAATCAAGAGTTATGCCGCACCGGAAGCAGGCGCAGCGCTGGAGTTGTATGAGTTTGATGCGGGTGAACTGCAGGCGGAAGATGTCGAAGTCGTGGTTGATTACTGCGGCGTGTGCCATTCCGATCTCTCGATGATCGATAACGAATGGGGAATGTCGAGCTATCCGCTGGTTGCCGGGCATGAAGTAATTGGTCGTGTGCACGCGTTGGGTGACGCGGCGAAGAACAAAGGATTAAAGATTGGTCAGCGCGTCGGCATTGGCTGGACGGCACGCAGCTGTGGGCACTGCGATGCCTGTATCAGCGGCAGCCAAACCAACTGTCAGCAAGGCAGCGTGCCAACGATTCTGAACAAAGGCGGTTTTGCCGATAAGATCCGAGCGAACTGGCAATGGGCTATCCCGCTTCCTGATTCCATTGATATCGAATCGGCGGGTCCGCTACTGTGCGGCGGCATCACCGTCTTCAAACCGCTGTTAATGCACCATGTCACTGCGACCAGCCGCGTCGGCGTGATCGGTATCGGCGGTCTGGGGCATATTGCGATTAAGCTCCTGCATGCGATGGGCTGTGAGGTCACGGCGTTCAGCTCAAACCCGTCCAAAGAGCAGGAAGTGTTGGCGATGGGTGCCGATAAAGTCGTCAACAGTCGCGATCCGCAGGCGCTGACCGCACTGGCAGGCCAGTTCGATCTGATCATCAACACCGTGAGCGTCGATCTGGAATGGCAACCCTACTTCAACGCGCTCGCCTACAACGGGAAGTTCCATACCGTCGGCGCAGTAATGAAGCCATTTAGCGTTCCAGCCTTTACGCTCATCGCGGGCGACCGCAGCGTTTCTGGTTCTTCTACTGGCTCACCGCATGAGCTGCGTTCTCTGATGAAGCTCTCCGCACGTGCCAACGTGAAGCCACAGACGGAACTGTTCCCAATGTCGAAAATCAACGATGCTATCCAGCACGTACGTGACGGCAAAGCCCGTTATCGCGTTGTACTGAAAGCTGATTTTTAA
- a CDS encoding GGDEF domain-containing protein, with the protein MPFKEYDHDFIDKNKKASSSVRLALLLSVLIIIFNLLFFKHRDFQEQLHNNPGSYTDLIALVFLFFILSCTSKISLNHTSALSIRLGLHVWICSATFDFMDEFIYQPKLVGYYVEDMLRIIGMFGVGFGVYTLIQQINNKYVEARIQSFSDELTQLPNRRFFINELKKPEAKTPYLFIIDIDNFKVINDKYGHTKGDEILSKFGHILSRFDNSEVVATRIGGEEFAIILYAGTQDRAEKLAREVLKNANKIIIKNMHHLSVSIGAGKKQPQEPTEHFMKRVDVALYQAKNTGKGKVEWALEPKEKTQ; encoded by the coding sequence ATGCCTTTTAAAGAGTATGACCATGATTTTATCGATAAAAATAAGAAGGCGTCCTCGTCAGTAAGGCTTGCCCTTTTATTGTCTGTGTTAATCATTATATTTAATCTCCTGTTCTTCAAGCACCGCGACTTTCAGGAGCAGTTGCACAATAATCCAGGGTCTTATACCGATTTGATTGCACTGGTTTTTCTTTTTTTTATTTTGTCGTGTACCAGTAAAATATCACTTAACCATACCTCAGCTTTATCTATTCGACTCGGACTACATGTCTGGATATGCTCAGCCACGTTTGACTTCATGGATGAGTTTATCTATCAGCCCAAACTAGTTGGGTATTATGTTGAGGATATGCTGAGAATTATTGGTATGTTTGGCGTCGGATTCGGTGTCTATACCCTGATACAGCAAATCAATAATAAGTATGTTGAAGCCAGAATACAGTCATTCAGCGATGAACTCACGCAGCTCCCTAACCGCCGGTTTTTTATTAATGAATTAAAAAAACCCGAAGCGAAAACGCCCTATTTATTTATTATCGACATCGATAATTTCAAAGTCATCAATGACAAATATGGGCATACGAAAGGTGATGAAATATTAAGTAAGTTCGGCCATATCCTTTCCCGTTTTGATAACAGTGAAGTGGTCGCAACCCGAATAGGTGGCGAAGAATTCGCGATTATTTTGTATGCCGGGACACAGGATCGGGCAGAGAAGCTGGCAAGAGAAGTATTAAAAAATGCGAACAAAATCATTATTAAAAATATGCATCATCTTTCTGTCAGCATTGGGGCGGGTAAAAAGCAACCTCAGGAACCCACAGAACACTTTATGAAACGCGTGGATGTTGCACTTTACCAAGCCAAAAATACCGGTAAAGGCAAAGTGGAATGGGCTCTGGAGCCGAAAGAAAAAACGCAGTAA
- a CDS encoding alpha/beta fold hydrolase: MKKWKVWIVVLSIAVMAALFTLSGLSDFELDNATVSPFRFPSGQNVLAGSLIVPKGVMSPPIVLIVHGDGAQDRFSESGYLPLIDQFIDAGIGVFTWDKPGVGESSGDWLNQSMQDRADEAGAALNAVRALPEMDRRKIGFLGFSQAGWVIPSAASQFHPAFSVMVGSALNWREQGVYYTRQKLTRAGMAEAEIERQVSAELTANDAVFGQPEIADPARRPDIEPRRFAFIARNYLADATEDVNAMPGPVLALWGSDDLNVDPQQNAARYQQLLTVRLHQQAVIVPDATHGLLRAPLFNDQLTAEWPQWKKVAFMILGRKAYAPGAIRQMTEWITAEVSNDGSRGSHLPE; the protein is encoded by the coding sequence ATGAAAAAATGGAAAGTGTGGATTGTAGTACTGTCGATTGCCGTTATGGCCGCGCTGTTTACGCTTTCCGGGCTATCTGACTTCGAGTTGGATAATGCCACTGTGTCACCGTTTCGCTTTCCGTCTGGGCAGAATGTTTTGGCTGGTTCTCTGATTGTGCCAAAAGGCGTGATGTCTCCGCCTATTGTGCTGATTGTTCATGGTGATGGGGCGCAAGATCGATTCTCCGAGTCTGGCTATCTTCCTTTAATTGACCAGTTTATCGACGCTGGGATTGGTGTTTTTACCTGGGATAAACCCGGCGTCGGGGAAAGCTCAGGTGATTGGCTGAATCAATCCATGCAGGATCGTGCTGATGAAGCGGGTGCAGCGCTGAATGCAGTCAGAGCACTTCCTGAAATGGATCGGCGCAAGATCGGATTTCTCGGGTTTTCTCAGGCAGGCTGGGTCATCCCATCTGCTGCCAGCCAGTTTCATCCTGCGTTCTCGGTGATGGTGGGTAGTGCGCTCAACTGGAGAGAGCAGGGGGTCTATTATACTCGTCAGAAACTGACGCGCGCCGGAATGGCGGAAGCGGAAATTGAGCGGCAGGTCAGCGCCGAGTTAACAGCCAATGACGCCGTTTTTGGCCAGCCTGAGATCGCTGACCCGGCCCGACGGCCGGATATCGAACCGCGCCGATTTGCCTTCATTGCCCGTAACTATCTGGCGGATGCGACGGAGGACGTTAACGCAATGCCCGGCCCGGTGTTAGCACTATGGGGGAGCGACGATCTCAATGTCGATCCACAGCAGAATGCAGCGAGGTATCAGCAACTCTTGACTGTCCGTCTTCATCAGCAAGCGGTGATTGTGCCAGACGCGACGCATGGATTACTGCGCGCGCCGCTGTTCAATGACCAACTGACGGCGGAATGGCCACAGTGGAAGAAGGTGGCTTTCATGATTCTGGGCAGGAAGGCCTATGCACCTGGAGCCATTAGGCAGATGACAGAGTGGATAACGGCTGAGGTTAGTAATGACGGGTCACGCGGCTCTCACTTGCCTGAGTGA
- a CDS encoding sulfite exporter TauE/SafE family protein translates to MFSDILLCLLLGIGLGFCGGMLGIGGGLIAIPILGVLFGMDQHMAQGTALVMITPNVLIGFLRYRQRNRIDTRVALTMCAFATGSAYLAAHIASSIDVHHLQRAFATFLLVLAAYYMWQWYNKKRSQRSEIVLSTKYLPLLGVASGFMSGIFTVGGGLVVVPVLVTLFAFAQTQAQGMALILVVPGALAALLSYSQAGNVDWSIGLPLALGGIVSVSWGVAVAHKLPVAYLRGAFCLMLIGVGIAMLVLK, encoded by the coding sequence ATGTTCAGCGATATTTTGTTGTGTTTGCTTTTGGGTATCGGACTGGGATTTTGCGGAGGAATGCTGGGGATTGGCGGTGGGCTTATCGCGATTCCGATTTTGGGAGTGCTCTTCGGGATGGATCAGCATATGGCACAGGGAACCGCGCTGGTGATGATTACGCCTAACGTACTGATTGGTTTTCTGCGCTATCGCCAGCGTAACCGTATTGATACGCGGGTGGCGCTGACGATGTGTGCTTTTGCGACGGGCTCTGCCTACCTTGCTGCTCACATCGCTTCATCGATTGATGTTCACCACCTTCAGCGCGCCTTTGCCACTTTTCTGCTGGTGTTGGCGGCGTACTATATGTGGCAGTGGTATAACAAAAAGCGCAGCCAAAGGTCGGAGATTGTCCTGTCGACCAAATATCTGCCGCTACTCGGTGTAGCGAGCGGGTTTATGTCCGGTATTTTTACCGTCGGCGGCGGTCTGGTGGTGGTGCCAGTACTGGTTACGCTGTTTGCTTTTGCACAAACGCAAGCGCAGGGTATGGCGCTGATTCTTGTAGTGCCGGGCGCACTGGCGGCGCTGCTATCCTATTCGCAGGCGGGTAATGTTGACTGGAGTATCGGCTTACCACTGGCGCTGGGGGGAATTGTCAGCGTGTCCTGGGGCGTCGCCGTTGCCCATAAACTGCCGGTGGCTTATCTACGCGGCGCGTTTTGTCTGATGCTGATCGGCGTGGGAATCGCTATGCTGGTGCTGAAATAA
- a CDS encoding LysR family transcriptional regulator codes for MINPAHFDLQSLRIFLQVAQSGSLTKAAEKFHITLSALSKRIAELERTVDCALFIRMPRGLTLTPAGKELVNLAGNVLSNVERMASEMNDYAVGVRGHVHMWANTSAIIQFLPQDLASFLPTRPLIRINLEEKLSKTVVTALAMGEADIGIFVDNVGSQGVEKIPYRKDKLVVLVPPQHPLSALSDVSFNDTLGYDYVGLNSGSSLLKQLKDASDELGRVLRLRVQVSSFDGICRMIEAGLGISVLPEGAIRPEVLGTGLRAINLTDEWASRQLWLGVKSGAILQPEVTNLLTHLRQCGA; via the coding sequence ATGATTAATCCTGCGCATTTTGACCTTCAGTCGCTCCGTATCTTTTTGCAGGTTGCCCAGTCGGGTAGCCTGACCAAAGCCGCAGAAAAGTTTCACATCACGCTTTCGGCTTTGAGCAAGCGTATCGCCGAGCTGGAACGTACCGTGGACTGTGCGCTGTTTATCAGAATGCCGCGCGGCCTGACGCTAACGCCCGCAGGTAAGGAATTGGTCAATCTCGCAGGCAATGTGTTGAGCAACGTGGAACGCATGGCGAGCGAAATGAATGACTACGCCGTTGGCGTGCGTGGTCACGTACACATGTGGGCGAATACCTCGGCGATTATTCAGTTCCTTCCGCAGGATCTCGCGTCATTCCTTCCGACACGACCGCTCATTCGTATTAACCTAGAGGAAAAGCTCAGCAAAACCGTAGTGACGGCTCTGGCGATGGGTGAAGCCGATATTGGCATCTTCGTGGATAATGTCGGCTCGCAAGGGGTCGAGAAGATTCCTTACCGTAAGGACAAACTTGTCGTACTCGTTCCGCCCCAGCACCCACTTTCCGCACTGTCAGACGTGAGTTTTAACGACACATTGGGCTACGATTACGTCGGCCTCAATAGCGGTAGCTCTTTGCTGAAACAGCTGAAAGACGCCTCGGATGAACTGGGAAGAGTGCTGCGCTTGCGCGTGCAAGTCAGCAGTTTTGACGGTATTTGCCGCATGATAGAAGCGGGGCTGGGCATCAGCGTCTTACCGGAAGGAGCAATTCGTCCGGAAGTACTTGGCACCGGGTTACGTGCCATCAACCTCACCGACGAGTGGGCTTCACGCCAGCTCTGGCTGGGCGTGAAATCCGGCGCAATTCTGCAACCCGAAGTGACCAATCTGCTGACGCATCTGCGGCAATGCGGAGCGTAA
- a CDS encoding DUF3750 domain-containing protein, with protein sequence MTYLKFLGIGFICVLLLSFWQSWAQSTRNGETFSGQTWWSAKRDSSGLAPNPVQFRQTAIVQVYAAPTYGWRGLVAVHPWIIFKKAGETQYRRYEVVSWGSDNVVRLNRSAADAYWYGAMPKLLVAHRGDRAEAMIPQIEAAIKSYPWPNTYHAWPGPNSNTFLAHIGREVPALKLDMPANAIGKDYRPITRPVGLSPSGSGVQISLLGVLGITMGVEEGIEANILGLSMGVDINPPALRLPFIGRLGYEKTGSKEG encoded by the coding sequence ATGACGTACCTCAAATTCTTGGGGATTGGGTTTATTTGTGTGTTGTTGCTGTCTTTTTGGCAAAGCTGGGCGCAGTCGACGCGTAACGGCGAGACGTTTAGTGGGCAAACCTGGTGGTCTGCCAAACGTGATTCTTCTGGGCTAGCGCCGAACCCTGTGCAATTTCGCCAGACTGCTATCGTGCAGGTCTATGCTGCGCCGACTTACGGCTGGCGCGGGCTGGTGGCGGTGCATCCGTGGATCATCTTCAAGAAAGCAGGGGAAACCCAATATCGCCGCTACGAGGTTGTAAGCTGGGGAAGTGATAACGTTGTTCGTCTGAATCGTTCGGCGGCAGATGCTTACTGGTACGGGGCTATGCCGAAGCTGTTGGTGGCGCACCGTGGCGACAGGGCGGAAGCCATGATCCCGCAGATTGAGGCCGCCATTAAAAGCTATCCGTGGCCGAATACCTACCACGCCTGGCCTGGGCCGAATAGCAATACGTTTCTGGCACACATTGGCCGTGAAGTACCTGCGCTCAAGCTGGATATGCCAGCCAATGCGATTGGTAAAGATTACCGCCCGATAACGCGACCGGTTGGGCTGTCGCCATCAGGGAGTGGCGTGCAGATTTCACTATTGGGCGTACTAGGTATTACGATGGGCGTCGAAGAGGGCATTGAAGCCAATATTCTGGGGCTGAGCATGGGTGTCGATATAAATCCGCCCGCGCTGCGTTTACCTTTTATTGGTCGCCTCGGCTATGAAAAAACGGGTAGCAAAGAAGGCTGA
- a CDS encoding linear amide C-N hydrolase: protein MIKNNKRIKSTVCALSLVALTLGSAVSLACTRFVYLDPHNPDYPITARSMDWADDTETNLWIFPQELKRSGGAGQYSLEWTSKYGSVIASAFDGRKGMASTTDGVNEKGLAANVLWLAESEYPKTKPTAKKPGLSVAAWAQYVLDNFATVDEAVKSLQQEKFILVTKQVEGQKRLATLHLSLSDSSGDSAIIEYIDGKQVIHHSKNYQVMTNSPTFDQQLTLNAYWDQIGGNVMLPGTNRAADRFVRASFYVKNVNPNKLIPGVAEKGKIEKDKADLATAFSIIRNASVPYGYSLPDMPNIASTRWRTVVDHKSLQYFFESAVSPNIFWVDLKKINFAPRGGSAAKLDLGPNQSTIYSGQASGHFKPAQPFEFAGL, encoded by the coding sequence ATGATAAAAAATAATAAGCGTATTAAGTCTACGGTATGTGCATTATCATTAGTGGCATTAACGTTAGGCTCCGCGGTTTCACTCGCCTGTACGCGGTTCGTTTATCTGGATCCACATAACCCTGATTACCCCATTACCGCCCGTTCAATGGACTGGGCCGATGATACCGAGACCAATCTCTGGATTTTCCCTCAAGAACTAAAGCGCTCTGGCGGAGCCGGTCAATATTCTCTGGAGTGGACATCAAAATACGGCAGTGTCATTGCCTCCGCTTTCGATGGTAGAAAAGGAATGGCTTCCACAACCGATGGGGTTAATGAAAAAGGGTTGGCAGCCAATGTGCTTTGGCTGGCGGAGTCTGAATATCCCAAAACCAAGCCGACAGCGAAAAAACCGGGATTAAGTGTCGCCGCATGGGCACAATACGTGTTGGATAATTTCGCTACCGTCGATGAAGCGGTGAAATCGCTACAACAGGAAAAATTTATACTGGTTACCAAGCAAGTGGAAGGGCAGAAGAGGCTAGCAACGCTGCATCTTTCGTTATCTGATTCGTCTGGCGACAGTGCGATTATTGAATATATCGACGGTAAGCAGGTCATTCACCATAGTAAGAATTATCAGGTAATGACCAATTCACCAACTTTCGATCAGCAGTTGACGCTTAATGCCTATTGGGATCAGATCGGTGGCAATGTGATGCTGCCAGGAACGAACCGCGCTGCCGACCGATTTGTTCGCGCCTCATTTTATGTGAAAAATGTTAACCCCAATAAACTCATTCCTGGTGTAGCAGAAAAAGGAAAAATAGAAAAAGATAAAGCAGACTTAGCCACCGCATTCAGTATCATACGTAATGCTTCAGTCCCTTATGGTTATTCCTTACCAGATATGCCGAATATTGCCTCAACTCGCTGGCGTACCGTTGTCGACCATAAATCACTGCAATATTTCTTTGAGTCTGCCGTTTCGCCCAACATCTTTTGGGTCGATTTGAAGAAGATCAATTTTGCGCCACGCGGTGGTAGCGCCGCTAAACTGGATTTGGGGCCAAACCAAAGCACGATCTATTCCGGTCAGGCTTCAGGACACTTTAAACCTGCCCAACCGTTTGAATTCGCGGGGCTCTAG
- a CDS encoding transcriptional regulator, translating to MNHTDWHPADIIAGLRKKGTTLAAVSRAAGLASSTLANALTRHWPKGERLIADAMGKRAEEIWPSRYSGVK from the coding sequence ATGAATCACACTGACTGGCACCCGGCGGATATCATCGCGGGATTACGGAAAAAAGGGACGACGCTGGCGGCGGTTTCCAGAGCGGCGGGGCTGGCATCATCTACGCTGGCGAATGCGCTCACCAGACACTGGCCGAAAGGAGAGCGCCTGATTGCAGACGCTATGGGGAAAAGGGCGGAAGAGATTTGGCCGTCGCGTTATTCAGGCGTGAAGTGA
- a CDS encoding serine protein kinase RIO, which translates to MKIPKRLQPLVDDGLIDDVLQRLKSGKEADVYTVLCGDKIQCAKVYKEAMQRSFKQAVQYQEGRKVRNTRNARAMQKSSKFGRKQQEESWQTAEVEALFRLANAGVRVPQPYICIDGVLLMELVTDVDGAVAPRLSDVILTEESAIADFDTMIRNIVRMLCVGIVHGDLSEFNVLIDAQGPVIIDLPQAVDAAANNHAESMFARDVNNITAYYGQFAPQLLQTRYAQEIWMLYEDGKLTPETALTGLFVEAVHEVDMGSLIDEIIAAEDEFYERQRAKKERDDE; encoded by the coding sequence ATGAAAATCCCAAAAAGACTCCAACCTCTGGTCGATGATGGCCTCATAGACGATGTGCTCCAACGCTTGAAAAGCGGCAAGGAGGCGGACGTTTACACTGTTTTATGTGGTGACAAAATCCAGTGTGCCAAAGTTTACAAAGAAGCAATGCAACGTAGCTTTAAACAGGCAGTGCAGTACCAGGAAGGACGCAAAGTCCGTAATACGCGTAACGCCCGTGCAATGCAAAAAAGCTCAAAATTCGGACGCAAGCAACAAGAAGAATCCTGGCAAACGGCGGAAGTTGAAGCATTGTTCCGTCTTGCTAATGCCGGTGTTCGCGTACCACAACCCTATATTTGCATTGACGGTGTGTTATTGATGGAGCTGGTCACTGATGTTGACGGCGCTGTTGCCCCACGCCTTAGCGATGTGATTCTGACGGAAGAAAGCGCAATTGCTGATTTCGATACGATGATCCGCAATATCGTGCGCATGTTGTGTGTAGGTATTGTACATGGTGATTTATCGGAGTTTAACGTGCTGATCGATGCGCAAGGACCGGTAATTATCGACTTGCCACAAGCTGTGGACGCCGCCGCCAACAACCATGCTGAATCAATGTTTGCACGTGATGTTAATAACATCACCGCTTACTACGGTCAGTTCGCGCCACAATTATTGCAAACACGGTATGCGCAAGAAATCTGGATGTTATATGAAGACGGAAAATTAACACCAGAAACCGCGCTAACCGGTCTCTTCGTCGAAGCGGTGCATGAAGTGGATATGGGTTCACTGATTGATGAAATCATTGCAGCTGAAGATGAGTTCTACGAACGTCAGCGGGCAAAAAAAGAACGCGACGATGAATAA